In the genome of Chryseobacterium oryzae, one region contains:
- a CDS encoding TonB-dependent receptor domain-containing protein, whose amino-acid sequence MKTQLLIAAIFFSGFTFAQQKKTDSLKTKKIDEVVIKKQVFKKQSDRFVYDVAASPIAKGNTTFDVLKQTPLVSTTDDKTLKIAGKNNAQIFINGRKSNMDAESLVQFLKNTPAENIQKIEVITVPGSEFQVESSEGIINIVLKKKMSDGLNGNMRMANYQNKFNGSSASFSLNYRKDKLGISANLSGSDNIQAQKYTLKNGTNLIQNQSVGEMNDPNKNLGGYLNLDYQLNDKSNLALSWNSWANRSYNSTADLLNTLKMFDEDGVLKSTELTKSQNLKNSRSYNNSFNLNYELKTDSLGSKLNLNAAYLNYRKFQNAENKTLGTATNGNFNLYRQYVLQEIPQIINNFSGMADYIKKFQKDFTVSLGGSFNSTKTDNDTKNFFDYYDSNGNLVKSKPDLNHFIYDEKIYGAYLTFDKKFSEKLSGKIGARYEITKSMGSSEVPGQTMQEFERNYNNLLPYLSLNYAINDKNNISYAFSSRMRRPSFWELNPVKNILTQDNYTQNNPFVKASTNYNQELTYMFKNSYFLVLNHSYIKDVITQVPLQRNIVRDGITYRQLAYIRTNFGDRQEMSAMLGMQKSFFKQYLTTNFNVGMQHNINNGMLNTDPTTGEVFDTYINNINSTSLVIQANNTVRLDKKKTWFLGINYFFIDKQQIELGMLKNLMSLDMSLKKNWNDWTFALNVTDILNTNIVEITDNQTSGNYNYIHQNRYNRGGSLSITYSFGNQKVKKVRDIEGASDGIKSRTK is encoded by the coding sequence ATGAAAACTCAATTACTAATAGCTGCCATTTTTTTTAGTGGATTTACATTTGCCCAACAGAAAAAAACAGACTCTTTAAAAACAAAGAAAATAGATGAAGTTGTAATTAAAAAACAAGTATTCAAAAAACAAAGCGACCGTTTTGTTTACGATGTTGCAGCTTCTCCCATTGCAAAAGGGAATACAACATTTGATGTTTTGAAGCAAACACCGCTTGTTTCTACAACAGATGATAAAACCTTGAAAATTGCAGGAAAAAATAATGCTCAGATTTTTATCAACGGAAGAAAATCTAATATGGATGCAGAATCTCTTGTACAATTTCTGAAAAACACTCCGGCAGAAAATATTCAGAAAATAGAAGTAATTACGGTTCCGGGAAGTGAATTTCAGGTTGAATCTTCTGAAGGGATCATTAATATCGTTCTGAAAAAGAAAATGAGCGACGGTCTCAATGGAAACATGAGAATGGCAAATTATCAAAATAAGTTTAACGGAAGTTCTGCCAGTTTCTCTTTAAATTACAGAAAAGATAAATTGGGAATAAGTGCTAATCTAAGCGGAAGCGACAATATTCAGGCACAGAAATATACTCTAAAAAACGGTACAAATTTAATTCAGAACCAATCTGTAGGAGAAATGAACGATCCTAATAAAAATTTGGGAGGTTATCTGAATTTAGATTATCAACTCAATGACAAAAGTAATTTGGCTTTGTCTTGGAACAGTTGGGCAAACAGAAGTTATAATTCTACTGCAGATTTGCTGAATACACTAAAAATGTTCGATGAAGACGGAGTTTTAAAAAGTACAGAACTTACAAAATCGCAAAACCTGAAAAATTCTAGATCATATAACAATTCTTTCAATTTGAATTATGAACTTAAAACGGATTCTTTAGGAAGTAAATTAAATTTGAATGCAGCATACCTTAATTACAGAAAGTTTCAAAACGCAGAGAACAAAACTTTAGGAACGGCTACCAACGGAAATTTCAATCTTTATCGCCAATATGTATTGCAGGAAATTCCGCAGATTATCAATAATTTTTCAGGAATGGCAGATTACATCAAAAAGTTTCAGAAAGATTTTACCGTTTCACTGGGCGGAAGTTTCAATTCTACCAAAACAGATAACGATACCAAGAATTTCTTTGATTATTACGACAGTAACGGAAATTTAGTAAAATCTAAACCGGATCTCAACCATTTTATTTACGACGAAAAAATTTATGGTGCTTATCTTACTTTTGATAAGAAATTTTCAGAAAAACTTTCAGGAAAAATTGGTGCGAGATATGAAATCACGAAAAGTATGGGAAGTTCAGAGGTTCCCGGACAAACAATGCAGGAATTCGAAAGAAATTATAACAATTTGTTACCTTATTTGAGCCTAAATTATGCAATAAATGATAAAAATAACATTTCGTATGCTTTCTCCAGCAGAATGAGAAGACCAAGTTTTTGGGAACTTAATCCTGTGAAAAATATTTTAACTCAGGACAATTATACTCAGAATAATCCATTTGTTAAAGCCTCTACTAATTATAATCAGGAATTAACATACATGTTCAAAAATTCTTACTTTTTGGTGTTAAATCATTCATATATAAAAGATGTTATCACTCAGGTTCCTCTTCAGAGAAACATTGTAAGAGACGGTATTACATACAGACAACTTGCTTACATAAGAACTAATTTTGGCGACAGACAGGAAATGTCTGCCATGTTGGGAATGCAGAAATCATTTTTCAAGCAATATCTCACTACAAATTTTAATGTTGGGATGCAGCATAATATCAATAACGGAATGCTTAATACAGATCCTACAACTGGGGAAGTTTTCGATACCTACATCAACAACATCAATTCTACAAGTTTAGTGATTCAGGCTAATAATACGGTTCGTCTCGATAAAAAGAAAACCTGGTTTTTAGGAATTAACTATTTTTTCATAGATAAACAGCAAATTGAATTAGGAATGCTTAAAAATCTAATGAGTTTGGATATGAGTTTAAAAAAGAACTGGAACGACTGGACTTTTGCGCTCAACGTAACGGATATTCTCAACACCAATATTGTAGAAATTACAGATAACCAAACTAGCGGAAACTACAATTATATTCATCAAAACAGATACAACAGAGGCGGAAGTTTAAGCATAACTTACAGTTTTGGAAATCAGAAAGTGAAAAAAGTAAGGGATATTGAAGGCGCTTCGGATGGTATTAAAAGTAGAACGAAATAA
- a CDS encoding tRNA1(Val) (adenine(37)-N6)-methyltransferase: protein MKPFRFKEFEIAQSQHVFRVGTDGVLLGALANVNNASKVLEVGTGTGLISLMLAQRRINAEISGIDINEDAVLLTQINFKNSPFSERLKNTLQDFKSFKTEEKFDLIVSNPPYFEASESEKDKIARQTVELNFKQIITKSAEILNPEGILSVIIPEESGAHFIKTASENHLYLIRKINIRGIAHSKIKRLILEFSLKKQALTEFDFIIEESPRKYSDQYLELTKDFHVFEKKKPADFPTGLNTK, encoded by the coding sequence ATGAAACCTTTTCGTTTTAAAGAGTTTGAAATTGCGCAATCTCAACACGTTTTCCGGGTAGGAACAGACGGAGTGCTTCTCGGAGCGTTAGCGAATGTAAATAATGCATCCAAAGTTTTGGAAGTTGGTACCGGAACAGGACTCATTTCTCTTATGTTGGCACAACGCAGAATAAATGCTGAAATTTCAGGCATTGATATTAATGAAGATGCCGTACTTCTTACCCAAATTAATTTTAAAAATTCTCCTTTTTCGGAACGATTAAAAAATACCCTTCAAGATTTTAAAAGCTTTAAAACTGAAGAAAAATTCGATTTAATTGTTTCTAATCCTCCTTATTTTGAAGCTTCCGAATCGGAAAAAGACAAAATTGCCAGACAAACTGTAGAATTAAATTTCAAACAAATCATTACAAAATCTGCAGAAATTTTAAATCCGGAAGGAATTTTATCGGTGATTATTCCGGAAGAATCTGGTGCTCATTTTATAAAAACTGCTTCAGAAAATCATCTGTATTTAATCCGAAAAATAAATATTCGCGGAATTGCCCATTCAAAAATAAAAAGACTTATTCTGGAGTTTTCTTTAAAAAAACAAGCATTAACAGAATTTGATTTTATTATAGAAGAGAGTCCTAGAAAATACTCCGATCAGTACCTTGAACTAACTAAAGATTTTCATGTTTTCGAAAAAAAGAAACCCGCCGATTTCCCGACAGGTCTCAATACAAAATAA
- a CDS encoding sensor histidine kinase — protein MAFNLYKGYSLRNRVFFGFLLVCLLSVAASSLVPYFVLRNNALQQSKIDMQEKTNAVIRFLDYAVSSSTLQTKDLQTVLKNKIFEISDINQHDIAIYDLKGNYILSNKDNDAVLRKKVPLSIINKILSDGARYDIRDFDESKDAVYTSSYLVLKNNVLEPIGIVYIPLYHNESAYLNVLHKYVMYILIVDLLIIMFSIWLSWVTSNNLAKNITKFSDMITRITLFENEMRPIKYYKNDELNALARAYNRMILQIQDQKERLRFKASEEAWREMAKQVAHEVKNPLTPMKLTIQNFERKFDPEDPNVRERVKQMSKTMVDQIDVIATVASAFSEFAKLPEKNNETINLNAEVEDILRVFNDDQIFIHANKNNIMMTIDKVFLSRIITNLVTNAKQAVSDERELIINVDLEQHQRRVIISVQDNGIGIPEDMFERIFEPNFTSKNSGMGLGLSMVRKMVEDYKGEISVKSEVGKGTTFTITLPTNL, from the coding sequence ATGGCTTTTAATCTTTATAAAGGATACAGTTTGAGAAACCGAGTTTTTTTCGGTTTTCTTCTTGTATGTCTTTTGAGTGTAGCTGCCTCTTCTCTGGTTCCTTACTTTGTTTTGCGTAATAATGCACTTCAGCAAAGCAAAATAGATATGCAGGAAAAAACCAATGCTGTAATACGGTTTTTAGATTATGCAGTAAGTTCATCTACCCTTCAGACTAAAGATTTACAAACTGTATTAAAAAATAAAATATTCGAAATTTCGGATATTAACCAGCATGACATTGCAATATACGACCTGAAAGGAAATTATATTCTCTCCAATAAAGACAATGATGCTGTTTTAAGAAAAAAAGTTCCGCTGAGCATCATTAATAAGATTTTATCCGACGGAGCAAGATACGACATCCGAGATTTCGACGAGTCTAAAGATGCGGTTTACACTTCATCTTATCTGGTTCTGAAAAACAATGTTTTAGAGCCCATCGGTATTGTTTATATTCCCTTATATCATAATGAATCTGCTTATCTTAATGTGCTTCATAAATATGTCATGTATATTTTGATTGTTGATCTTTTAATCATCATGTTCAGCATTTGGCTAAGTTGGGTTACTTCTAATAATCTGGCTAAAAATATTACTAAGTTTTCTGACATGATTACAAGAATTACCCTGTTTGAAAACGAAATGCGTCCTATTAAATACTATAAAAACGACGAGTTGAACGCTTTAGCCCGTGCTTATAACAGAATGATTCTTCAAATTCAGGATCAGAAAGAAAGATTACGCTTTAAAGCATCCGAAGAAGCATGGCGAGAAATGGCAAAACAGGTTGCTCATGAGGTAAAAAACCCTTTAACACCCATGAAGCTTACCATTCAGAATTTTGAAAGAAAATTTGATCCTGAAGATCCAAACGTAAGAGAAAGAGTAAAGCAGATGAGCAAAACAATGGTAGACCAGATCGATGTAATTGCTACGGTTGCTTCTGCCTTTTCAGAATTTGCAAAACTTCCCGAGAAAAACAATGAAACGATTAATCTTAACGCAGAAGTTGAAGATATTTTAAGGGTTTTTAATGACGACCAGATATTTATTCATGCGAATAAAAACAATATCATGATGACGATTGATAAGGTTTTTCTTTCCAGAATAATTACCAATCTTGTAACCAATGCAAAACAGGCAGTAAGTGATGAAAGAGAGCTTATCATCAATGTAGATCTCGAACAGCACCAAAGAAGAGTGATTATTTCTGTTCAGGACAACGGAATTGGCATTCCGGAAGATATGTTCGAAAGAATTTTCGAGCCTAATTTCACCTCAAAAAACAGCGGAATGGGACTTGGGCTTTCTATGGTTCGTAAGATGGTAGAAGATTACAAAGGAGAAATTTCTGTAAAATCTGAAGTAGGTAAAGGCACAACTTTCACCATTACTTTACCAACTAATCTATAA
- a CDS encoding riboflavin synthase, whose translation MFTGIIEAVGIVEKIQQNGTNIDFTLSCPFTQELKIDQSLAHNGCCLTVVDIKDHFYTVTAILETLEKTNLGKWQEGSVVNLERCMIMNGRLDGHIVQGHVDKTGKIIDIENKDGSYFVTVEYDSEGNFVTVPQGSITMNGISLTVAKSEDFRFSVAIIPYTWEFTNMNTLQVGDKVNLEFDIIGKYISKLINRQNGF comes from the coding sequence ATGTTCACAGGCATTATTGAAGCAGTAGGTATTGTTGAAAAAATACAACAGAACGGAACAAATATAGATTTTACACTAAGTTGCCCCTTCACACAGGAATTAAAAATAGACCAAAGTCTGGCTCATAACGGCTGTTGCCTCACGGTAGTAGATATTAAAGATCATTTTTATACCGTTACAGCAATTCTCGAAACTTTAGAAAAAACCAATCTCGGAAAATGGCAGGAAGGAAGCGTTGTTAATCTTGAACGATGCATGATTATGAACGGACGTCTTGACGGCCATATTGTACAGGGACATGTAGACAAAACCGGAAAAATTATTGACATCGAAAACAAAGATGGCAGTTATTTTGTTACAGTAGAATATGATTCTGAAGGTAATTTTGTAACAGTTCCTCAAGGTTCTATTACAATGAACGGTATTAGTTTAACAGTTGCCAAAAGTGAAGATTTCAGGTTTTCTGTTGCCATTATCCCTTATACATGGGAATTTACCAATATGAATACACTTCAGGTAGGAGATAAAGTGAATCTTGAATTCGATATTATCGGCAAATACATTTCAAAATTAATTAATAGGCAGAATGGCTTTTAA
- the pdxA gene encoding 4-hydroxythreonine-4-phosphate dehydrogenase PdxA — translation MNPKNHTVRVGISIGDFNGIGPEIIMKCLKDKTITDFFTPVIFGSGKLFTYQKNIFKLNLNFNYITEASQAQAGKLNMVNLTKENVNVELGKPTEESTKMAIDSLEAATEALMKGEIDVLVTAPINKDEMVKMGFKHAGHTGYFEEKFNKKGLMFLVTEDLKVAVSTHHIPLSAVAENISKEKIKKQIRILNQTLIEDFSVRRPKIAVLGLNPHSGDGGVIGKEEIEIISPTIKELSDQGILTFGPFPADSFFQPEKYKNYDAVLAMYHDQGLAPFKTLAYEEGVNYTAGLPFVRTSPDHGTAYDIAGKNIANEQSFMEAIFTAIKIFNNRNDYKDLMSNRLQPRRVPSDNGVDEDLPVESEI, via the coding sequence ATGAACCCAAAAAACCATACAGTAAGAGTAGGAATTTCAATTGGTGATTTTAACGGTATCGGTCCGGAAATCATCATGAAATGTCTGAAAGACAAAACGATTACAGATTTTTTCACTCCTGTTATTTTTGGTTCAGGGAAGTTGTTTACATACCAAAAAAATATTTTCAAGCTCAATTTAAACTTTAATTACATTACAGAAGCTTCTCAGGCACAGGCAGGAAAGCTGAATATGGTAAATCTTACCAAAGAAAATGTTAATGTAGAATTGGGCAAACCTACAGAAGAGTCTACAAAAATGGCTATTGATTCTCTTGAAGCTGCAACAGAAGCTTTAATGAAAGGAGAAATAGATGTTTTGGTAACGGCACCCATCAACAAAGATGAAATGGTGAAAATGGGTTTTAAACATGCGGGTCACACAGGTTATTTTGAAGAGAAATTCAATAAAAAAGGATTGATGTTTTTGGTAACTGAAGATCTTAAAGTAGCGGTTTCTACACATCATATTCCTCTTTCTGCAGTTGCTGAAAATATATCTAAAGAGAAAATAAAGAAACAGATTAGAATTCTTAACCAAACTTTAATAGAAGATTTTTCTGTAAGAAGACCGAAAATCGCTGTTTTGGGACTCAATCCGCATTCGGGAGATGGCGGAGTAATCGGGAAGGAAGAAATAGAAATTATTTCACCAACAATTAAAGAATTATCGGATCAAGGGATTTTAACATTCGGACCTTTTCCGGCCGATAGCTTTTTTCAGCCCGAAAAATATAAAAACTATGATGCTGTATTAGCCATGTATCACGATCAGGGGCTTGCTCCTTTCAAAACGTTGGCGTATGAAGAGGGAGTGAATTATACCGCTGGATTGCCTTTTGTAAGAACTTCACCAGATCATGGTACCGCTTATGATATTGCCGGCAAAAATATTGCGAACGAACAAAGTTTTATGGAAGCTATTTTTACGGCGATAAAAATTTTTAATAATAGAAATGATTATAAAGATTTAATGAGCAATAGACTGCAGCCAAGAAGAGTACCTTCGGATAATGGTGTGGATGAAGATCTTCCTGTAGAATCAGAAATCTAA
- a CDS encoding YceD family protein — protein MDKLRNYDISFSGLKPGKHEFKFEIDKAFFQLFDTEQEFTNPKISVDVLLNKHTTFLEFEIKVMGTVDLVCDISSENFSYPIENQIDILVKFGEEYDDSEEDVITIPSNDHAFNVAQLIYENVALAIPMKKISPNLSDEDLKILEKFSPKDTEENEEPKSDPRWDALKNLKNKN, from the coding sequence ATGGACAAGTTAAGAAACTATGACATAAGCTTTTCTGGATTGAAACCAGGAAAACACGAGTTCAAATTTGAGATAGATAAAGCGTTCTTTCAATTATTTGACACTGAGCAGGAATTTACAAATCCTAAAATATCAGTAGATGTTTTGCTTAATAAGCATACTACTTTTTTAGAATTTGAGATTAAGGTGATGGGTACTGTAGATTTAGTTTGTGATATTTCAAGCGAGAATTTCAGCTATCCGATAGAAAACCAAATAGATATTTTGGTAAAGTTTGGAGAAGAATATGATGATAGCGAAGAAGATGTAATCACTATTCCTTCCAATGATCATGCTTTTAATGTGGCGCAGCTCATATATGAAAACGTAGCATTGGCAATTCCAATGAAAAAAATATCACCCAACCTAAGTGATGAAGATTTAAAGATTCTCGAAAAATTCAGTCCGAAAGACACTGAAGAGAATGAAGAACCAAAAAGTGACCCAAGATGGGATGCTCTTAAAAATTTAAAGAATAAAAATTAA
- the rpmF gene encoding 50S ribosomal protein L32, with translation MAHPKRRQSSTRRDKRRTQYKAVVPQLAKDATTGEMHLYHRAHWHEGKLYYRGKVVLEKEVATTEEN, from the coding sequence ATGGCACATCCAAAGAGAAGACAGTCGTCTACAAGAAGAGATAAGAGAAGAACTCAATACAAAGCTGTAGTTCCTCAATTAGCAAAAGATGCTACAACAGGTGAGATGCACCTTTACCACAGAGCTCACTGGCATGAAGGAAAATTATACTACAGAGGTAAAGTAGTATTAGAAAAAGAAGTAGCAACTACTGAAGAAAACTAA
- the accB gene encoding acetyl-CoA carboxylase biotin carboxyl carrier protein, producing the protein MDIKDIQNLIKFVSKAEVSEVKYKTKDFEITIKTPLGGNEMSYVAQPAMYQAAPQQAAPAPVAAPVASAEKTEAATDDSKFVTIKSPMIGTFYRKPSPDKDVFVNVGDEVSNGKVVCVIEAMKLFNQIESEVSGKIVKILVDDATPVEYDQPLFLVDPS; encoded by the coding sequence ATGGACATTAAAGACATACAGAATCTTATTAAGTTTGTGTCTAAAGCTGAAGTTTCAGAAGTAAAATATAAAACAAAAGATTTCGAAATTACGATTAAAACTCCACTTGGAGGCAATGAAATGAGTTATGTTGCACAACCGGCAATGTATCAGGCAGCGCCTCAACAAGCTGCACCGGCTCCAGTTGCTGCTCCTGTAGCTTCTGCGGAAAAAACTGAAGCAGCAACTGATGACAGCAAGTTTGTGACAATTAAATCTCCGATGATCGGAACTTTCTACAGAAAACCATCTCCGGATAAAGACGTATTCGTAAATGTAGGTGATGAAGTTTCCAACGGAAAAGTAGTTTGTGTAATCGAAGCAATGAAGTTATTCAACCAAATCGAATCTGAAGTAAGCGGGAAAATCGTTAAAATTTTAGTAGACGATGCAACTCCTGTAGAATACGATCAGCCATTATTCTTAGTAGACCCATCTTAG
- the accC gene encoding acetyl-CoA carboxylase biotin carboxylase subunit, whose translation MFKKILIANRGEIAMRILRTCKEMGIKTVAVYSTADKDSLHVRFADEAVCIGPAMSKDSYLKIPNIIAAAEITNADAIHPGYGFLSENANFSRICQKNGIKFIGASPEQIEKMGDKANAKATMKAAGVPCVPGSDGLIESYEHAAKIAEETGYPVMIKATAGGGGKGMRAVWKAEDLKDHWESAIQEAVAAFGNGGMYMEKLIEEPRHIEIQVAGDQFGKACHLSERDCSVQRRNQKLTEETPSPFMTDELREKMGEAAVKAAEFIGYEGVGTIEFLVDKHRNFYFMEMNTRIQVEHPITEQVIDYDLIREQILLAAGTPISGINHYPKLHSIECRINAEDPYADFRPSPGKITGLNIPGGHGIRVDTHVYSGYTIPSNYDSMIAKLITTAQTREEAIAKMKRALEEFYVEGVKTTIPFHRQLMEDERYLSGDYTTKFMEDFVMDRKYDNH comes from the coding sequence ATGTTCAAAAAAATATTAATAGCCAATCGTGGCGAAATTGCAATGCGTATTCTGCGTACTTGTAAAGAAATGGGAATCAAAACGGTAGCCGTATATTCTACAGCAGACAAAGACAGTCTTCACGTAAGATTTGCAGATGAGGCTGTTTGTATTGGTCCTGCAATGAGCAAAGATTCCTATCTGAAAATCCCTAACATTATTGCTGCGGCAGAAATTACCAATGCAGATGCCATTCACCCAGGTTACGGATTTTTATCAGAAAATGCCAACTTCTCTAGAATCTGCCAGAAAAACGGAATCAAATTTATCGGTGCTTCTCCTGAGCAAATCGAAAAAATGGGAGATAAAGCCAATGCCAAAGCTACTATGAAAGCGGCAGGGGTACCTTGTGTACCGGGTTCTGACGGATTAATTGAATCTTACGAACACGCTGCAAAAATTGCTGAAGAAACAGGCTATCCGGTAATGATTAAAGCAACTGCAGGTGGTGGCGGAAAAGGGATGAGAGCAGTTTGGAAAGCCGAAGACCTAAAAGATCACTGGGAATCTGCTATTCAGGAAGCTGTTGCAGCTTTCGGAAACGGAGGAATGTACATGGAAAAATTGATTGAGGAGCCAAGACATATTGAAATTCAGGTTGCAGGAGATCAATTTGGTAAAGCCTGTCACCTTTCTGAAAGAGATTGTTCTGTGCAGAGAAGAAATCAGAAATTAACAGAAGAAACACCTTCTCCGTTTATGACGGATGAACTACGTGAGAAAATGGGTGAAGCAGCAGTGAAAGCAGCAGAATTTATCGGGTATGAAGGGGTTGGAACTATTGAATTTCTTGTTGATAAGCACAGAAATTTTTATTTCATGGAAATGAACACCAGAATTCAGGTGGAGCATCCAATTACAGAGCAGGTTATTGATTATGACTTGATCAGAGAACAAATTCTTTTGGCAGCCGGAACGCCTATTTCAGGAATCAATCATTATCCGAAATTACATTCAATAGAATGCAGAATTAACGCAGAAGATCCGTATGCTGATTTCAGACCATCACCAGGAAAAATCACAGGATTAAATATCCCAGGAGGACACGGAATCCGTGTTGATACTCACGTTTATTCTGGTTATACAATTCCGTCTAACTACGATTCTATGATTGCCAAATTAATTACTACGGCTCAAACCCGTGAAGAGGCAATTGCAAAAATGAAACGAGCATTGGAAGAATTCTACGTGGAAGGTGTAAAAACAACCATTCCTTTCCACAGACAGTTGATGGAAGATGAAAGATACCTTTCAGGAGATTACACTACAAAATTCATGGAAGATTTTGTAATGGATAGAAAATATGATAATCATTAA
- the rocD gene encoding ornithine--oxo-acid transaminase, whose translation MSTAEQTKNSQYFIELEEKYGAHNYHPLPVVLDKGEGVFVWDVEGKKYYDFLSAYSAVNQGHSHPKIVDALIAQAKKLALTSRAFYNSNLGEYEKKITTLFGFDKVLPMNSGAEAVETAVKLARKWSYEVKGISENAAKIIVCENNFHGRTTTIVSFSNDPDANQNYGPFTPGFIKIPYNDISALEEVLKNDAQNIAAFLVEPIQGEAGVYVPDENFLKKASELCKKYNVLFIADEVQTGIARTGKLIACHHENVQPDILILGKALSGGMYPVSAVLANDEIMNVIKPGQHGSTFGGNPIACAVAIAALDVVEEEKLSEKAEELGKLFRFEIEKVIEKSDLITKVRGKGLLNAILINDTPESSTAWNICLQLKENGLLAKPTHGNIIRLAPPLVITEEQLLDCVKIIERTILNFKK comes from the coding sequence ATGTCAACAGCAGAACAAACAAAAAACTCACAGTATTTTATTGAACTTGAAGAAAAATATGGTGCACACAATTATCATCCGCTTCCGGTGGTTTTAGATAAAGGCGAAGGTGTTTTTGTTTGGGATGTTGAAGGGAAGAAATATTATGATTTTCTTTCCGCTTATTCTGCGGTAAACCAAGGTCATTCTCACCCGAAAATTGTTGATGCATTGATTGCACAGGCTAAAAAACTGGCTTTAACTTCCAGAGCTTTTTACAATTCAAATTTAGGAGAATACGAGAAAAAGATCACTACTTTATTCGGTTTTGATAAAGTTTTACCAATGAATTCCGGAGCCGAAGCGGTGGAAACTGCCGTAAAATTAGCAAGAAAATGGAGCTATGAAGTAAAAGGAATCTCTGAAAACGCAGCGAAAATAATTGTTTGCGAAAACAACTTTCACGGAAGAACAACGACGATTGTTTCTTTTTCTAATGATCCGGATGCAAACCAAAATTATGGACCTTTTACTCCGGGTTTTATTAAAATTCCATACAATGATATTTCGGCTTTAGAAGAAGTTTTAAAAAATGATGCTCAAAATATTGCAGCATTCCTTGTTGAACCTATTCAGGGTGAAGCTGGAGTATATGTTCCGGATGAAAATTTCCTGAAAAAAGCTTCAGAATTATGTAAGAAATACAATGTTCTTTTTATCGCAGATGAAGTTCAGACGGGAATTGCGAGAACAGGAAAGTTAATTGCTTGTCATCATGAAAATGTTCAGCCAGATATTTTAATTTTAGGAAAAGCACTTTCTGGGGGAATGTATCCTGTTTCTGCCGTTTTGGCCAATGATGAAATTATGAACGTGATTAAGCCCGGACAACACGGTTCTACTTTTGGGGGAAATCCAATTGCGTGTGCTGTTGCCATTGCTGCTTTAGATGTTGTGGAGGAAGAAAAATTATCAGAAAAAGCCGAGGAATTAGGAAAATTATTCCGATTTGAAATTGAAAAAGTGATTGAGAAAAGTGATTTAATTACGAAAGTTCGTGGTAAAGGTCTTTTAAATGCAATTTTAATTAATGATACGCCTGAAAGTTCTACTGCATGGAATATTTGTTTGCAGTTAAAAGAAAACGGTCTTTTAGCCAAGCCAACACACGGAAATATTATCAGACTGGCGCCGCCATTGGTAATTACGGAGGAACAGCTGTTAGACTGCGTAAAGATTATCGAGAGAACAATACTTAATTTTAAGAAATAA